One segment of Candidatus Binatota bacterium DNA contains the following:
- a CDS encoding DUF1015 domain-containing protein codes for MARFRPFKGIRFAGEAAGDMDAAVAPPYDVISAEQRDALYDAGRWNVTRLILNRDGHAEAGRLFREWTEQGNVAPDAEDSFYLYSQEFEVEGRLLRRTGVIGALALEPFSRAVVLPHERTFSHHKKDRLELTTEVRANLSPIFGLYSNPDFKPEPPSGWDSPADIDVEHQGVRHRMWVVADQEAAESVQAALAGRQVYIADGHHRYATALNYYAQLNDGADPPSADDAPGDSEQPDAHVMAFLATFEDPGMVILPTHRELVSSGGADHGRFEESLSSGFELQRFERTPDGRGELLAALEQAGAAVNAFGVALKDLDHYLLVSRPAVAEAGSPLAALDVSALHGAVLAEALQAAGGSGPPEITYTVDAASLLDRVDAGELEGGFLLNATRSEQIADVCLAGELMPEKSTYFYPKLLTGLVFHSLEAMSGEQKHRANG; via the coding sequence GTGGCCAGGTTCAGACCGTTTAAGGGAATACGTTTTGCGGGTGAAGCCGCGGGCGACATGGACGCGGCGGTCGCCCCGCCCTACGACGTTATCAGTGCGGAGCAGCGCGACGCGTTGTACGACGCCGGCCGTTGGAACGTCACCCGGCTGATCCTCAACCGAGACGGACACGCCGAGGCGGGCCGCCTGTTCCGGGAGTGGACGGAGCAGGGCAACGTGGCCCCCGACGCCGAGGATAGCTTTTATCTCTACAGCCAGGAGTTCGAGGTCGAGGGCAGGCTGTTGCGCCGCACGGGCGTGATAGGCGCGCTGGCCCTTGAGCCCTTTTCACGCGCGGTAGTACTGCCGCACGAGCGCACCTTTTCTCATCACAAGAAAGACCGCCTCGAGCTCACCACCGAGGTACGGGCCAATCTCAGCCCTATTTTCGGTCTCTACTCCAACCCCGATTTCAAGCCCGAGCCTCCATCGGGCTGGGACAGCCCGGCAGACATCGACGTTGAGCACCAGGGCGTGCGTCATCGCATGTGGGTGGTTGCCGACCAGGAGGCGGCCGAATCGGTTCAGGCGGCGCTGGCCGGTCGCCAGGTATACATAGCCGACGGCCATCATCGCTACGCGACCGCTCTCAACTATTACGCCCAGCTCAACGACGGGGCTGACCCTCCCTCGGCGGACGACGCGCCGGGTGACTCCGAGCAGCCGGACGCGCACGTGATGGCTTTCCTGGCCACCTTCGAGGATCCGGGCATGGTCATACTGCCCACCCACCGCGAGCTGGTCAGCAGCGGTGGCGCCGATCACGGCAGGTTTGAAGAATCGTTGTCTTCTGGCTTCGAGCTGCAGCGCTTTGAGCGTACGCCAGACGGAAGGGGAGAACTGCTGGCCGCGCTCGAGCAGGCCGGTGCCGCGGTCAACGCCTTCGGCGTGGCCTTGAAAGACCTCGATCACTACTTGCTGGTGAGCAGGCCAGCCGTGGCCGAGGCGGGTTCGCCGCTGGCCGCGCTCGACGTAAGCGCGCTGCACGGCGCGGTGCTGGCAGAGGCGCTGCAGGCGGCGGGCGGAAGTGGCCCGCCGGAAATAACCTACACAGTGGATGCAGCGTCGTTGCTCGACAGGGTGGACGCGGGTGAGCTCGAGGGAGGGTTTCTTCTCAACGCTACGCGCAGCGAGCAGATCGCCGACGTGTGTCTGGCCGGCGAACTCATGCCCGAAAAGTCGACGTATTTTTATCCCAAGCTACTCACCGGCCTGGTCTTCCATTCGCTGGAGGCCATGAGCGGCGAGCAAAAACACCGCGCGAACGGCTGA
- a CDS encoding dihydrofolate reductase produces MIVACVVAVAENGVIGRDGGLPWRLPADLAYFKRLTEGHRMIMGRLTFESIGSRPLPGRPCVVVSGQGDYQPDGVVVRPSVTAALDYCREQLSDDDTVFVAGGSRVFAEALPLSDRVYLTLVHANVEGDTKFSLEALDGWSLSEDTRRESDEKNPYALSFRVYDRP; encoded by the coding sequence GTGATCGTTGCTTGCGTAGTGGCCGTTGCCGAGAACGGCGTCATCGGGCGCGATGGCGGCCTGCCGTGGCGGTTGCCGGCCGACCTGGCTTACTTCAAGCGTCTGACCGAGGGGCACCGGATGATAATGGGACGGCTCACCTTCGAGTCTATCGGGTCGCGTCCCTTGCCCGGCCGTCCCTGCGTGGTGGTGAGCGGCCAGGGCGACTACCAGCCCGACGGCGTTGTCGTGAGGCCGTCGGTCACTGCCGCGCTCGACTATTGCCGCGAGCAGTTGTCGGACGATGACACTGTGTTTGTCGCCGGCGGCAGCCGGGTATTCGCCGAGGCCCTGCCGTTGAGCGACCGGGTGTACCTGACGCTGGTGCACGCGAATGTTGAAGGTGACACGAAATTTTCGCTCGAGGCACTCGACGGCTGGAGCCTGTCGGAAGACACCCGCCGCGAGAGCGATGAGAAGAACCCCTACGCGTTAAGTTTCAGGGTCTACGACAGGCCCTGA
- a CDS encoding thymidylate synthase, whose product MRQYLDLLQKVLDEGSSKQDRTGTGTLSIFGCQSRYDLSAGFPLLTTKKLHLRSIIHELLWFIAGDTNVAYLQQNGVRIWDEWADENGELGPVYGRQWRSWPTADGGSIDQLAQVVEQVRDNPDSRRMLVSSWNPGEIEGMALPPCHLLFQFYVCDGRLSCQMYQRSADLFLGVPFNVASYSLLTMMVAQVTGLEPGEFIHTLGDTHLYLNHLDQAREQLSRLPGPLPTMKINPEVDDLFAFSYDDFELEGYQAQPHIAAAVAV is encoded by the coding sequence GTGCGCCAGTATCTCGATCTACTACAGAAGGTGCTCGACGAGGGCAGCAGCAAGCAGGACCGCACGGGCACCGGCACGCTGAGCATATTCGGCTGCCAGTCGCGCTACGATCTTTCGGCTGGCTTCCCGCTTCTTACTACCAAGAAACTGCACCTGCGCTCGATCATCCACGAGCTGCTGTGGTTTATCGCCGGCGATACCAACGTGGCCTACCTGCAGCAGAACGGTGTCAGGATCTGGGACGAGTGGGCCGATGAGAACGGCGAGCTGGGGCCTGTCTACGGTCGCCAGTGGCGCAGCTGGCCGACGGCCGACGGTGGCAGCATTGACCAACTGGCCCAGGTCGTGGAGCAGGTGCGCGACAACCCGGACTCGAGGCGCATGCTGGTGAGTTCGTGGAACCCGGGCGAGATCGAGGGCATGGCGCTGCCGCCCTGCCACCTGCTGTTCCAGTTTTACGTCTGTGACGGGCGCCTGTCCTGCCAGATGTACCAGCGCAGCGCCGACCTGTTTCTCGGCGTGCCGTTCAACGTAGCTTCGTACTCCCTGCTGACGATGATGGTGGCCCAGGTCACCGGCCTTGAGCCGGGGGAGTTCATCCACACGCTGGGCGACACGCATCTCTATCTCAACCATCTCGACCAGGCCCGCGAACAGCTTTCGCGGTTGCCCGGTCCGTTGCCGACCATGAAGATCAACCCCGAGGTCGACGATCTTTTCGCCTTCAGCTACGACGACTTTGAACTCGAGGGCTACCAGGCCCAGCCCCACATAGCCGCAGCGGTGGCCGTCTAA
- the rlmD gene encoding 23S rRNA (uracil(1939)-C(5))-methyltransferase RlmD, protein MDDSTTVEDSAAKDSATPETPVELELDIESLSFGRAAIARHEGRVVFVEGAAPGDRVRATITATHSGYDEAVVAEVLTAGEARVEPPCPLVKECGGCPWQHVDYQAQLEAKRDALVDCITRIGRIDNPPVAAPDPSPLNLGYRNRLKLRFAGHRMGFYRASTHRLVPVDDCMLAEPYIRNAMPLVEELVAGMSTQATRVEIVSRGRMAGLVVAINSRGRLRRSDTARVREFLDQPGCPVKGVVAWGKGWKRDWGDTRRRWRPVPDGPTIEAPGTAFGQVNTLANELLVQRVLEAAGSERKRFILELYAGAGNLTLPLAPLADQLVAVESDAAAAHALERSAHRASFRHVSAVTARAEEYLAAGVRQRPDLVVVDPTRSGLGSAAHDIARLEAEKIVYVSCNPSTLARDLRVLVDQGYRLEKVQPVDLFPHTFHVESVCTLRLT, encoded by the coding sequence ATGGATGACAGCACGACAGTAGAAGACAGCGCGGCAAAAGACAGCGCGACACCGGAGACCCCGGTAGAGCTCGAGCTGGACATCGAGAGCCTCTCCTTTGGCCGCGCCGCCATTGCGCGCCACGAGGGCCGGGTGGTGTTCGTGGAGGGCGCTGCGCCCGGTGACCGGGTGCGCGCGACCATCACTGCCACGCACTCTGGCTACGACGAGGCCGTGGTCGCAGAAGTACTCACAGCGGGCGAAGCCAGGGTGGAGCCACCCTGCCCGCTGGTGAAGGAATGCGGCGGCTGCCCCTGGCAGCACGTCGACTACCAGGCCCAGCTCGAGGCCAAGCGCGACGCCCTGGTCGACTGCATCACCCGCATCGGCCGCATCGACAATCCCCCCGTCGCCGCGCCCGACCCGTCACCGCTCAACCTGGGCTACCGCAACCGACTCAAGCTGCGCTTCGCCGGACACAGGATGGGCTTCTACCGCGCCTCTACCCATCGCCTGGTACCCGTGGACGACTGCATGCTGGCCGAGCCCTACATCAGGAACGCCATGCCGCTGGTCGAAGAACTGGTGGCCGGCATGTCCACGCAGGCCACGCGCGTTGAGATCGTGTCGCGCGGGCGCATGGCTGGGCTGGTGGTGGCCATCAACAGCCGCGGCCGCCTGCGCCGCTCGGACACAGCGCGCGTACGCGAGTTTCTCGATCAGCCAGGCTGCCCGGTAAAAGGCGTCGTTGCCTGGGGCAAGGGCTGGAAACGCGACTGGGGCGACACCCGGCGGCGCTGGCGGCCAGTGCCAGACGGCCCGACCATCGAAGCTCCCGGCACAGCCTTCGGCCAGGTAAACACGCTGGCCAACGAACTGCTCGTGCAACGGGTACTCGAGGCGGCCGGCAGTGAACGTAAACGCTTCATCCTCGAGCTCTACGCCGGGGCGGGCAACCTCACCCTGCCGCTGGCACCGCTGGCCGACCAACTGGTGGCCGTGGAATCCGACGCCGCGGCCGCGCACGCGCTTGAACGCTCGGCGCACCGGGCCTCGTTCAGGCATGTAAGCGCCGTCACGGCACGCGCCGAGGAGTACCTCGCCGCCGGTGTGAGACAACGGCCTGATCTCGTGGTTGTCGACCCCACCCGCAGCGGGCTCGGCTCGGCGGCTCACGACATCGCACGGCTGGAAGCCGAAAAAATCGTCTACGTATCCTGCAACCCTTCCACGCTGGCCCGCGACCTGCGGGTGCTGGTCGACCAAGGCTACCGCCTTGAGAAAGTGCAGCCCGTGGACCTGTTTCCCCACACATTTCACGTCGAAAGCGTGTGCACACTCAGGTTGACTTGA
- a CDS encoding threonylcarbamoyl-AMP synthase: MDSTPTMAEQAEQLEAAVLRAADVIRAGGLVVYPTETIYALGADAGNAEAVQRLLAAKGRDDGRGMSALVADLGQARALLDTNPGPEAVELARRWWPGPLTLVLPAAAGLSRGLVGESGGVGLRCSSDPVAAALLKAAGVPLTATSANPSSLEPARSVQTAREYFGDSVACYVDDGPRMAESASTVVEFLDGRAYLRRSGSVDVTGTINVQGG, from the coding sequence ATGGATTCTACGCCGACGATGGCCGAGCAGGCCGAACAGCTTGAGGCGGCCGTGCTGCGCGCCGCCGATGTAATCAGGGCCGGTGGCCTGGTGGTGTATCCGACCGAAACTATTTACGCCCTGGGCGCCGACGCTGGCAACGCAGAGGCCGTGCAGCGCTTGCTGGCCGCCAAGGGCAGGGACGATGGGCGTGGTATGTCGGCGCTGGTTGCCGATCTCGGGCAGGCGCGCGCCCTGCTGGACACTAATCCCGGCCCCGAGGCGGTGGAACTCGCGCGGCGCTGGTGGCCCGGGCCCCTGACGCTGGTGTTACCCGCCGCTGCCGGTCTTTCCCGCGGGCTGGTAGGAGAGTCCGGAGGCGTGGGCCTGAGGTGCAGCAGCGACCCGGTGGCGGCCGCCCTGCTCAAGGCCGCGGGTGTGCCCCTGACCGCTACCTCGGCCAATCCCTCGTCGCTGGAGCCTGCGCGCAGTGTGCAGACCGCTCGCGAATATTTCGGTGACAGCGTGGCCTGTTATGTTGACGACGGCCCGCGCATGGCCGAGTCTGCAAGCACGGTGGTTGAGTTTTTGGATGGTCGGGCCTATCTGCGAAGGAGTGGCTCTGTTGACGTTACGGGCACGATAAACGTGCAAGGTGGGTGA
- a CDS encoding tetratricopeptide repeat protein, with protein sequence MGLVVWLTNARVSGRWFNPASLWRRHNAVNELKKLLDVNDHDVGAHNDLGRILVDKGRHAEAVPHMEKAIARMDEAAETNYFLGLARLHTGDTERGLADVERALKISPGFLYGEPRLALARWYAEAKRPREALEQARMAVKINTSSVEGWLIAGESAAALGQSDDARETLDQARHAYQHLPAYLRLPNRRYAVRARRLLKKIPS encoded by the coding sequence GTGGGCCTGGTCGTCTGGCTGACCAACGCGAGGGTGAGCGGGCGCTGGTTCAACCCGGCCTCGTTGTGGCGCCGCCACAACGCCGTCAACGAACTCAAGAAACTGCTAGACGTAAACGATCACGACGTTGGCGCGCACAACGACCTCGGGCGCATACTGGTCGACAAGGGTCGGCACGCCGAGGCCGTGCCGCACATGGAGAAGGCCATCGCGCGCATGGACGAGGCGGCCGAGACGAACTACTTCCTGGGACTTGCACGGCTGCACACCGGCGACACCGAGCGCGGACTAGCCGACGTGGAGCGAGCACTGAAAATCTCGCCGGGCTTTCTCTACGGCGAACCCCGCCTGGCGCTGGCGCGCTGGTACGCCGAGGCCAAGCGCCCGCGCGAAGCGCTTGAGCAGGCGCGCATGGCGGTCAAGATCAACACCAGCAGCGTAGAGGGATGGCTCATTGCCGGCGAGTCTGCCGCCGCGCTCGGGCAGAGCGACGACGCCCGCGAGACGCTGGACCAGGCACGCCACGCCTACCAGCACCTGCCCGCCTACCTGCGCCTACCCAACCGACGCTACGCCGTACGCGCGCGCCGCCTGCTGAAAAAAATCCCGAGCTAG